A single window of Archangium gephyra DNA harbors:
- the ftsY gene encoding signal recognition particle-docking protein FtsY — MKTPTALPFLLAQAPSPQPSPLPQEPPRTQPGVPETGTPPPPEGGTGDTVVGVGLTVLLVALMVAAARKLFFKKRPEEPGRKPVPPTKEKPELPAERPELRVELPPSEAELARLREAEEIHARAEALARQREEATRAARSTTDAAERARLEAEVRALKEREEEEKRAEYRAKKAAEDEAKERRKREREEAERLVAEQKAREAAAAEEARRAEEAAARAKIDAEAGRTLAQGLDKTRSQGFMARLNGLFGSNRQVDESVLAEMEEILFTADIGVRTASSLVEVAREKLKRNELSDANRIKDLIRQEVTRIVDLPVPRTLEGGGPPHVVMVVGVNGAGKTTTIGKLAAKLTGQGKKVMLAAGDTFRAAATEQLDVWADRAKAELVKGAEGADPSSVIFEAIKKAKDSGADVVIADTAGRLHTKVNLMDELKKVKRVIDKALPGAPHEVLLVLDSTNGQNAIQQAKQFHEAVGVTAIALTKLDGTAKGGVIIGIADELKLPVVWVGVGEKVADLRRFEPREFVQALFD; from the coding sequence ATGAAGACGCCCACCGCCCTCCCCTTCCTCCTCGCGCAGGCGCCGTCGCCGCAGCCCTCCCCGCTGCCCCAGGAGCCCCCTCGGACGCAGCCCGGGGTACCGGAGACGGGCACGCCTCCGCCGCCCGAGGGCGGCACCGGGGACACGGTGGTGGGCGTGGGCCTCACGGTGCTGCTGGTGGCCCTGATGGTGGCCGCGGCGCGCAAGCTCTTCTTCAAGAAGCGTCCCGAGGAGCCCGGCCGCAAGCCGGTGCCGCCCACGAAGGAGAAGCCCGAGCTGCCCGCGGAGCGTCCGGAGCTGCGGGTGGAGCTGCCGCCCAGCGAGGCGGAGCTCGCGAGGCTGCGCGAGGCGGAGGAGATCCACGCCCGCGCCGAGGCGCTCGCCCGTCAGCGGGAGGAGGCCACGCGCGCCGCGAGGAGCACCACGGACGCCGCCGAGCGCGCCCGCCTGGAGGCCGAGGTCCGCGCCCTCAAGGAGCGCGAGGAGGAGGAGAAGCGCGCCGAGTACCGCGCGAAGAAGGCGGCGGAGGACGAGGCGAAGGAGCGGCGCAAGCGCGAGCGCGAGGAGGCCGAGCGCCTCGTGGCCGAGCAGAAGGCGCGGGAGGCGGCGGCGGCCGAGGAGGCCCGGCGCGCGGAAGAGGCGGCGGCGCGGGCGAAGATCGACGCCGAGGCGGGCCGGACGCTGGCGCAGGGCCTGGACAAGACGCGCAGCCAGGGCTTCATGGCGCGGCTCAACGGCCTGTTCGGCTCCAACCGCCAGGTGGACGAGTCGGTGCTGGCGGAGATGGAGGAGATCCTCTTCACGGCGGACATCGGCGTGCGCACCGCGTCCAGCCTGGTGGAGGTGGCGCGCGAGAAGCTCAAGCGCAACGAGCTGAGCGACGCCAACCGCATCAAGGATCTCATCCGCCAGGAGGTGACGCGCATCGTGGACCTGCCGGTGCCGCGCACGCTGGAGGGCGGAGGCCCGCCGCACGTGGTGATGGTGGTGGGCGTCAACGGCGCGGGGAAGACGACGACGATCGGCAAGCTGGCGGCGAAGCTGACGGGCCAGGGCAAGAAGGTGATGCTGGCCGCGGGCGACACGTTCCGCGCGGCCGCCACCGAGCAGCTCGACGTGTGGGCGGACCGGGCGAAGGCGGAGCTGGTGAAGGGGGCGGAGGGCGCGGACCCCAGCTCGGTCATCTTCGAGGCCATCAAGAAGGCGAAGGACTCGGGCGCCGACGTGGTCATCGCCGACACGGCGGGCCGGCTCCACACCAAGGTGAACCTGATGGACGAGCTGAAGAAGGTGAAGCGCGTCATCGACAAGGCGCTTCCCGGGGCTCCCCACGAGGTGCTGCTGGTGCTGGACTCCACCAACGGGCAGAACGCCATCCAGCAGGCCAAGCAGTTCCACGAGGCGGTGGGCGTCACGGCCATCGCGCTGACGAAGCTGGACGGTACGGCCAAGGGCGGCGTCATCATCGGCATCGCCGACGAGCTGAAGCTGCCCGTGGTGTGGGTGGGCGTCGGCGAGAAGGTCGCCGACCTGCGCCGCTTCGAGCCTCGCGAGTTCGTCCAGGCGCTGTTCGACTAG
- a CDS encoding FYDLN acid domain-containing protein, producing MPAKDLGNKYVCFKCSTKFYDMKKPDPLCPKCGADQRESPALKPASEGRRGRLSSIPKVIEPIEPEEPAAESEEEELAEFEDEDAEAAPADEDEEI from the coding sequence ATGCCCGCGAAGGACCTCGGGAACAAGTACGTCTGCTTCAAATGCAGCACGAAGTTCTACGACATGAAGAAGCCGGACCCTCTGTGCCCGAAGTGCGGCGCGGATCAGCGGGAAAGTCCCGCCCTCAAGCCCGCCTCGGAGGGCCGGCGTGGCCGTCTGTCCTCCATTCCCAAGGTCATCGAGCCCATCGAGCCCGAGGAACCGGCGGCGGAGAGCGAGGAAGAGGAGTTGGCTGAGTTCGAGGACGAGGACGCCGAGGCGGCGCCCGCGGACGAGGACGAGGAGATCTGA
- a CDS encoding zinc ribbon domain-containing protein encodes MREKLKALAELQKVDLEVASLRKAADVHPRQLAELERELGAARSAIEAERTRVADIERQKTTLEQNITDEKDKVKKWEARLAEQRSTREYSALAREIDIAKKANQTMSEELVEITKTLGAAREAVKAKEAEFATRQEQLSSRMTELRGKQSQAEGQVKTLEGKRSTVASGVDATLLRRYETIRKKKLPAMVGVVAGTCQGCNMNVPPQLYNNLRVSLGTDICPSCNRIIYAVEALETPAAK; translated from the coding sequence TTGCGGGAGAAACTGAAGGCGCTGGCGGAGCTGCAGAAGGTGGACCTCGAGGTCGCCTCGCTCCGGAAGGCCGCGGACGTGCATCCCCGGCAATTGGCGGAGCTGGAGCGCGAGCTGGGCGCTGCGCGCAGCGCCATCGAGGCGGAGCGCACCCGGGTGGCCGATATCGAGCGGCAGAAGACGACGCTCGAGCAGAACATCACGGACGAGAAGGACAAGGTGAAGAAGTGGGAGGCGCGGCTCGCCGAGCAGCGCTCCACCCGCGAATACTCCGCCCTCGCCCGGGAGATCGACATCGCCAAGAAGGCGAACCAGACGATGTCCGAGGAGCTGGTGGAGATCACCAAGACCCTCGGCGCGGCGCGCGAGGCGGTGAAGGCCAAGGAGGCGGAGTTCGCCACCCGCCAGGAGCAGCTGTCCAGCCGGATGACCGAGCTGCGCGGCAAGCAGAGCCAGGCCGAGGGCCAGGTGAAGACGCTCGAGGGCAAGCGCTCCACGGTGGCCTCGGGCGTGGACGCCACGCTGCTGCGCCGCTACGAGACCATCCGCAAGAAGAAGCTGCCGGCGATGGTGGGCGTGGTGGCCGGGACCTGCCAGGGCTGCAACATGAACGTGCCCCCGCAGCTCTACAACAACCTGCGCGTGTCGCTGGGCACGGACATCTGCCCGTCCTGCAACCGCATCATCTACGCCGTCGAGGCGCTCGAGACGCCGGCGGCGAAGTAG
- a CDS encoding M1 family aminopeptidase has translation MLDHLRRWPLLALLLVPGVAPAGNFVPPEVQFSLQHLKSEEKARAAQALGPLEDLPRYQVQLEVDPKTRKVKGHLRVELFVRTRPLDAVHLRVTPNAFDPRVELSEVKVDGQPVKPERPEDGLYRLPLASPVAPGGSVVVDLDLEARVPRAQPGSTSLLGSLGASGGGGDYGAFAAMDDFMSLVGVVPLVPPLDTSGNPWAGPSGVGDLALYEPSNVLANVTVPSGWKVFATGVPMGELPQKDGRIRYTFAAGAVRDFPVFASRGYQSATTTVNGVTVESHFAARDTAVGKRVLKYASDVLTEFERRLGPLPFKYFRVVEAPLSGGAGGMEFPGLVTVGTSLYRAAADPNSVLQDVPGMGQMQQLLESMGGDAAPLGQLGKSLERTLEFTVAHEVAHQYFAGLVGSDPIHMPVVDETLAQYAALLYMEWKYGRPVAERMREETLVGSYHLFRLSGGKDAPADRPTSEFDDSMQYGALVYGKAPLLHHASRKLVGDEAFFKALRSYVDAYRFKWTCGDCFTRELAKASPSKARELEQLRVRWWQEAHGDEDLGKPNMGAMLGAGMNGEALDPETLKLMEELLPGLMKGMEE, from the coding sequence ATGCTCGACCACCTGCGTCGCTGGCCGCTGTTGGCACTGCTGCTCGTGCCCGGGGTTGCTCCCGCCGGGAACTTCGTCCCGCCCGAGGTGCAGTTCTCCCTCCAGCACCTCAAGTCCGAGGAGAAGGCCCGTGCCGCGCAGGCGCTCGGGCCCCTGGAGGATCTGCCCCGCTACCAGGTCCAGCTCGAGGTGGACCCGAAGACGCGCAAGGTGAAGGGACATCTGCGCGTGGAGTTGTTCGTGCGCACCCGTCCGCTGGACGCCGTCCACCTGCGCGTCACTCCCAATGCCTTCGATCCGCGGGTGGAGCTCTCCGAGGTGAAGGTGGATGGGCAGCCGGTGAAGCCGGAGCGTCCCGAGGACGGCCTCTATCGCCTTCCGCTGGCCAGCCCCGTTGCTCCCGGCGGCTCGGTGGTGGTGGACCTGGACCTGGAGGCGCGGGTGCCGCGTGCGCAGCCCGGTTCCACCTCGTTGCTGGGCTCGCTCGGCGCGTCGGGTGGGGGAGGGGACTACGGCGCCTTCGCCGCCATGGACGACTTCATGAGCCTGGTGGGCGTGGTGCCCCTGGTGCCGCCCCTCGACACGAGCGGCAACCCCTGGGCCGGTCCCTCGGGCGTGGGCGACCTGGCGCTGTACGAGCCCTCGAACGTGCTCGCCAACGTCACCGTTCCTTCGGGCTGGAAGGTGTTCGCCACCGGCGTCCCCATGGGCGAGCTGCCCCAGAAGGACGGCCGCATCCGCTACACCTTCGCCGCGGGCGCGGTGCGGGACTTCCCCGTGTTCGCCTCGCGCGGCTACCAGAGCGCCACCACGACGGTGAATGGCGTCACCGTGGAGAGCCACTTCGCCGCCCGCGACACCGCGGTGGGCAAGCGCGTGCTGAAGTACGCCAGCGACGTGCTCACCGAGTTCGAGCGCCGCCTCGGGCCCCTGCCATTCAAGTACTTCCGCGTGGTGGAGGCCCCGCTGTCCGGCGGCGCGGGAGGCATGGAGTTCCCCGGCCTCGTCACCGTGGGCACGTCGCTCTACCGGGCGGCGGCGGACCCGAACAGCGTGCTCCAGGACGTGCCGGGCATGGGGCAGATGCAGCAGCTCCTGGAGTCCATGGGCGGAGACGCGGCACCGCTCGGGCAGCTGGGCAAGTCACTGGAGCGCACGCTCGAGTTCACCGTGGCCCACGAGGTGGCGCACCAGTACTTCGCGGGGCTGGTGGGCTCGGATCCCATCCACATGCCGGTGGTGGACGAGACGCTCGCCCAGTACGCGGCGCTGCTCTACATGGAATGGAAGTACGGGCGCCCGGTAGCGGAGCGGATGCGCGAGGAGACGCTCGTGGGCTCCTACCACCTGTTCCGGCTCTCGGGCGGCAAGGACGCTCCGGCGGACCGGCCCACCTCCGAGTTCGACGACTCCATGCAGTACGGCGCGCTGGTGTACGGCAAGGCGCCCCTGCTGCACCACGCCTCGCGCAAGCTCGTGGGCGATGAGGCCTTCTTCAAGGCCCTGCGCTCCTACGTGGACGCGTACCGCTTCAAGTGGACGTGCGGCGACTGCTTCACCCGTGAGCTGGCCAAGGCGAGTCCCTCGAAGGCCCGGGAGCTCGAGCAGCTGCGCGTGCGCTGGTGGCAGGAGGCCCACGGGGACGAGGACCTCGGCAAGCCCAACATGGGCGCCATGCTCGGCGCCGGCATGAATGGGGAGGCCCTGGACCCGGAGACGCTCAAGCTCATGGAGGAGCTGCTTCCGGGCCTGATGAAGGGGATGGAGGAGTAG
- a CDS encoding AgmX/PglI C-terminal domain-containing protein, with product MNFSCNKCQRRYSIADDKVRGKTVKVRCKNCQNVISVEGPPEEAEESTRVVSLADVERLREQDRSLAEEETASAVAQPSPAAAAAGMSWEDEPTRTMPLRDASSPWFVMVKSKQEGPLDEGALSELVASGAVTARSYFWQQGMPDWKRGQDIPELAGFFAPAAPPPAPPPPPMRAAPPPPVMAPEPDTSPAVQSATSWQPDPPAPSQTTWQTEPAPRRQAAAATPWEQDPDAAVAADPDAGSGSGSDSDINGAPLGELFSDLDLPQSEQGGGGELGMDMLAGSSQEDPLAALGKEPEKQRAPAENTQYFVKKAGMHRRNPPWKIAIFVVLLLGLPVGVLYALTEMQVVPLRVTRVDAKGQVVQQPVSVFSPEGMSELRDLMLGRTKPPPPAPKPAPKTETKAEKKAEAKPPPTEEAAKPAEDAAAQPPQGEEQKAVAALYGEGEKKDVGPEVRENTEVAPTDSAAQSGPPPEALDRVVKQSQTAFKSCIDQALRKNPKLRDGKLLLTATVGSSGTVKKVAFDREDINGSPMGNCIKARARRMVFPAFEGDDVEVEIPLVLSKSM from the coding sequence TTGAACTTCTCCTGCAACAAGTGTCAGCGGCGGTACTCCATCGCGGACGACAAGGTCCGCGGCAAGACCGTCAAGGTCCGCTGTAAGAACTGCCAGAACGTCATCTCGGTGGAAGGCCCACCCGAGGAGGCCGAGGAGAGCACGCGCGTCGTGTCCCTGGCGGACGTGGAGCGTCTGCGGGAGCAGGACCGCTCGCTCGCCGAGGAGGAGACGGCCTCCGCCGTGGCGCAGCCGTCCCCCGCGGCCGCCGCGGCGGGCATGTCCTGGGAGGACGAGCCCACCCGCACCATGCCGCTGCGGGACGCGAGCTCGCCGTGGTTCGTGATGGTGAAGAGCAAGCAGGAGGGCCCCCTGGACGAGGGAGCCCTGAGCGAGCTCGTGGCCTCGGGCGCCGTCACGGCGCGCAGCTACTTCTGGCAGCAGGGCATGCCGGACTGGAAGCGGGGGCAGGACATCCCCGAGCTGGCCGGCTTCTTCGCGCCCGCGGCCCCTCCGCCCGCGCCCCCGCCGCCGCCCATGCGGGCCGCCCCGCCGCCTCCTGTCATGGCGCCGGAGCCCGATACCTCTCCGGCGGTGCAGTCCGCCACCTCGTGGCAGCCGGATCCTCCCGCGCCCTCGCAGACGACCTGGCAGACCGAGCCCGCGCCGCGCCGCCAGGCCGCCGCCGCCACCCCGTGGGAGCAGGACCCGGACGCCGCCGTCGCCGCCGACCCCGACGCGGGCTCCGGCTCCGGCTCCGACTCCGACATCAACGGCGCGCCGCTGGGTGAGCTGTTCTCCGACCTGGACCTTCCCCAGTCCGAGCAGGGCGGTGGGGGCGAGCTGGGCATGGACATGCTGGCGGGCTCCTCGCAGGAGGATCCCCTCGCCGCGCTGGGCAAGGAGCCGGAGAAGCAGCGCGCGCCGGCGGAGAACACCCAGTACTTCGTGAAGAAGGCGGGGATGCACCGGCGCAACCCGCCCTGGAAGATCGCCATCTTCGTGGTGCTGTTGCTGGGCCTGCCGGTGGGCGTGCTGTACGCGCTCACGGAGATGCAGGTGGTGCCGCTGCGCGTCACGCGCGTGGATGCCAAGGGCCAGGTGGTGCAGCAGCCCGTGTCCGTCTTCTCGCCCGAGGGCATGAGCGAGCTGAGGGACCTGATGCTCGGCCGCACCAAGCCGCCGCCGCCCGCGCCCAAGCCGGCACCCAAGACGGAGACGAAGGCCGAGAAGAAGGCCGAGGCGAAGCCGCCTCCCACGGAGGAGGCCGCGAAGCCGGCGGAGGATGCCGCTGCCCAGCCGCCCCAGGGCGAGGAGCAGAAGGCCGTGGCCGCCCTCTATGGTGAGGGGGAGAAGAAGGACGTGGGTCCCGAGGTGCGCGAGAACACCGAGGTGGCTCCCACGGACTCGGCCGCGCAGTCCGGACCGCCGCCAGAGGCGCTCGACCGCGTGGTGAAGCAGTCGCAGACGGCCTTCAAGTCCTGCATCGACCAGGCGCTGCGCAAGAACCCGAAGCTGCGCGACGGCAAGCTGCTGCTCACCGCCACCGTGGGCAGCTCCGGCACGGTGAAGAAGGTGGCCTTCGACCGCGAGGACATCAACGGCTCGCCCATGGGCAACTGCATCAAGGCGCGCGCCCGCCGCATGGTGTTCCCCGCCTTCGAGGGGGATGACGTCGAGGTCGAGATTCCGCTCGTCCTCAGCAAGTCCATGTAG
- a CDS encoding ribonuclease HI family protein, producing the protein MAPPDLADILRHIGREEPLSGTVRAFPGLTREDLGRLLEAAASQLAARAPEPPAAEPRRPSRTLPPLPPAEPTAPAGVPSSLKLFSDGAARGNPGPAGAGAVLMDAGGRVFARLGRFLGVQTNNYAEYMGLLLGLKHARSLGVKELEVLADSELLIRQLQGRYQVKSPTLRPLYEEASELLEGFSRVKLTHVPREKNKAADEMSNRAIDERM; encoded by the coding sequence ATGGCCCCACCGGACCTGGCCGACATCCTCCGCCACATCGGGCGCGAGGAGCCGCTCTCGGGGACGGTGCGGGCTTTTCCGGGCCTCACCCGCGAGGACCTGGGCCGCCTCCTGGAAGCCGCGGCCAGCCAGCTCGCGGCCCGTGCGCCCGAGCCTCCGGCCGCCGAGCCGAGACGTCCCTCCCGTACGCTCCCTCCCCTGCCGCCCGCCGAGCCGACCGCTCCGGCCGGGGTGCCCTCGAGCCTGAAGCTCTTCTCGGATGGGGCCGCCCGGGGCAATCCGGGTCCCGCCGGGGCCGGCGCGGTGCTCATGGACGCCGGGGGACGGGTGTTCGCCCGGCTCGGCAGGTTCCTGGGCGTCCAGACGAACAACTACGCCGAGTACATGGGCCTGCTGCTCGGCCTGAAGCACGCCCGGAGCCTGGGCGTGAAGGAGCTGGAGGTGCTCGCCGACAGCGAGCTGCTCATCCGCCAGCTCCAGGGGCGCTACCAGGTGAAGAGCCCCACGCTCCGCCCCCTCTACGAGGAGGCCTCGGAGCTGCTGGAAGGTTTCTCCCGGGTGAAGCTCACCCACGTGCCGCGCGAGAAGAACAAGGCGGCCGACGAGATGAGCAACCGGGCCATCGACGAGCGGATGTGA
- a CDS encoding HEAT repeat domain-containing protein produces the protein MKNLSTRARALLEALTPWGLHHDSLLPTLGAQHEPTLVLPLFRKLFSAPDDKARSLAIALHHLLTHFGPEDVRGLDEALRQVSFYETGYLDLGAQELDRFAALSPAVVALLTCHPSGYMRQPALLHLARSGNVAAWPFFLLRLNDWVAPVREAALKAATAALPRVPLELLARHFPLVEALHHFKRADHLPFVEAVMARLCQPDALAWLEKHLDALKWHSRRTAFRLLLQGPEERARRAAERGLEDSDPVVRRLAVGRVEELFSGEALLPVLARMESSHSMFMRREAYSLYVRRVPALSEAKVREALMDPHHAIRDYAQRRLSGTVEVSGLYRAALRETPTRPGALAGLGETGSASDVPLLAPFLAHPRVAVRREAVTALGRLAGDGEVEALRELFLDSAPSVCRAAAQALAQRRGRVTPDWLRRCLFLPGLAPHTLRQALQLTDALPRFDALHLLLEAIELPDELARARIREHLRSWLHASFRSFSASPSPAQVRTLREAVRTSRSLDPEMAQQLDHQLRAYEP, from the coding sequence ATGAAAAACCTCTCAACTCGTGCCCGGGCGCTGCTGGAGGCACTGACCCCGTGGGGACTCCACCACGACTCCCTGCTCCCCACCCTGGGCGCGCAGCACGAGCCGACCCTGGTGCTCCCCCTCTTCCGGAAGCTGTTCTCCGCCCCGGACGACAAGGCGCGCTCGCTCGCCATCGCGCTGCACCACCTCCTCACCCACTTCGGCCCGGAAGACGTGCGCGGCCTGGACGAGGCGCTGCGCCAGGTCAGCTTCTACGAGACGGGCTACCTGGACCTCGGAGCCCAGGAGCTCGACCGCTTCGCGGCGCTGTCCCCCGCGGTGGTGGCGCTGCTCACGTGCCACCCGAGTGGGTACATGCGGCAGCCCGCCCTCCTCCACCTGGCCCGGAGCGGGAACGTGGCCGCGTGGCCCTTCTTCCTCCTGCGCCTCAACGACTGGGTCGCCCCCGTGCGCGAGGCGGCGCTCAAGGCCGCGACGGCCGCGCTCCCCCGCGTCCCGCTGGAGCTGCTGGCCCGGCACTTCCCGCTGGTGGAGGCCTTGCACCACTTCAAGCGCGCGGACCACCTGCCCTTCGTGGAAGCGGTGATGGCACGGCTGTGCCAGCCGGACGCACTCGCGTGGCTGGAGAAACACCTCGATGCGTTGAAGTGGCACTCGCGCCGGACGGCGTTCCGGCTGCTGCTCCAGGGCCCCGAGGAAAGGGCCCGGCGCGCCGCCGAGCGCGGCCTGGAGGACTCGGACCCGGTGGTGCGCCGGCTCGCGGTGGGGCGGGTGGAGGAGCTCTTCTCCGGCGAAGCCCTCCTGCCGGTGCTGGCGCGCATGGAGAGTTCCCACTCCATGTTCATGCGTCGCGAGGCCTATTCGCTCTACGTGCGCCGGGTGCCCGCGCTCAGCGAGGCGAAGGTGCGAGAGGCCTTGATGGACCCCCACCACGCCATCCGCGATTACGCCCAGCGCAGACTCTCCGGCACCGTGGAGGTGTCCGGGCTGTACCGGGCGGCACTCCGGGAGACGCCCACGCGGCCCGGGGCGCTCGCGGGACTCGGAGAGACGGGCAGTGCCTCGGATGTGCCGTTGCTGGCGCCCTTCCTCGCCCACCCACGCGTGGCGGTGCGGCGCGAGGCGGTCACCGCGTTGGGCCGGCTGGCGGGTGACGGCGAGGTGGAGGCCCTGCGCGAGCTCTTCCTCGACTCGGCGCCGAGCGTCTGCCGGGCCGCGGCCCAGGCCCTGGCCCAGCGCAGGGGACGCGTCACGCCCGACTGGCTGCGCCGGTGCCTCTTCCTGCCGGGACTCGCCCCCCACACCCTGCGGCAGGCCCTCCAGCTCACCGACGCCCTGCCCCGCTTCGATGCCCTCCACCTCCTGCTCGAGGCGATCGAGCTCCCGGATGAGCTGGCACGTGCGCGGATCCGCGAGCACCTCAGGAGCTGGCTGCACGCGTCCTTCCGAAGCTTCTCCGCCAGTCCCTCGCCCGCGCAGGTCCGCACGCTACGGGAAGCCGTGCGCACATCCCGGAGCCTCGACCCCGAGATGGCCCAGCAGCTCGACCACCAGCTGCGCGCCTATGAGCCCTGA